One genomic segment of Coffea arabica cultivar ET-39 chromosome 6e, Coffea Arabica ET-39 HiFi, whole genome shotgun sequence includes these proteins:
- the LOC140009270 gene encoding protein REVEILLE 8-like isoform X2 yields the protein MFDRDWKKIEDFVGSKTVIQIRSHAQKYFLKVQKNGTIAHVPPPRPKRKAAHPYPQKAPKNVLVPVQASIAYPSSVNSLAPGYPTWDDASVIASAQSSGVLPSQDEYSLHGAEADIGSKGATRITNSYITGVGSSSKTLPASELPKQEKQGSLLHGIPDFAEVYSFIGSVFDPTAEGHVQKLKEMDPINFETVLLLMRNLTINLSSPDFEPVRTVLSSSDVNTKCMGVAAGNLVKNPAYLPC from the exons ATCCGCAGCCATGCCCAGAAATACTTTTTAAAGGTGCAAAAGAATGGGACAATAGCACATGTGCCTCCCCCACGGCCTAAGCGCAAAGCTGCTCATCCTTACCCTCAGAAGGCTCCCAAAAATG TTTTAGTTCCTGTACAAGCTTCCATTGCTTATCCTTCTTCAGTGAATTCTCTTGCACCTGGATATCCTACATGGGATGATGCTTCTGTGATCGCAAGTGCTCAATCAAGTGGAGTGCTGCCTTCCCAAGATGAGTACAGTCTTCATGGAGCCGAAG CTGATATTGGATCAAAGGGAGCTACAAGGATTACAAACAGCTATATCACTGGTGTTGGGAGTTCTAGTAAAACGCTTCCAGCTTctgaattaccaaaacaggaaAAGCAAGGTTCACTTCTTCATG GTATACCGGACTTTGCTGAAGTTTATAGCTTCATTGGCAGTGTCTTTGATCCTACTGCTGAGGGTCATGTGCAGAAGCTCAAGGAGATGGATCCAATAAATTTTGAGACT GTTTTGCTGTTGATGAGAAATCTTACCATCAATTTGTCCAGCCCTGATTTTGAACCAGTT AGAACTGTTCTTTCATCATCTGATGTCAATACAAAATGCATGGGGGTTGCTGCCGGCAATTTGGTCAAGAACCCAGCCTATCTACCATGTTGA
- the LOC113695806 gene encoding LOW QUALITY PROTEIN: mediator of RNA polymerase II transcription subunit 4 (The sequence of the model RefSeq protein was modified relative to this genomic sequence to represent the inferred CDS: substituted 2 bases at 2 genomic stop codons), whose protein sequence is MRIFNFNLVCARSWALAADGKILLHVTFEVQEIFLLVFGSLDGSSDVGSANGDNKRTVEGCYSVVPSAAKLIKPSCEQNICGTLKNTLFFLTNLQTQLSEAVAELHEILDLQDAXQKLSREIRSKDATILALANRLKEAGKVLDNLTAKEKKKREKKVLDKLVDDYSDHHLPKRSKSGDVTEDSSTIVASQLKLSDILXNAHRISYTTFAPPEFGTRQAPLRGALPLAPQEEQMRASQLYSFTDLNIGLSQTDEDEEKTIEPLIETLAVQSAEPNPLANLARPNIVVPSGWEPGMPVELPSATIGNLVIQCRCYQVCFLLQFYFLNQRTWLLMSTTSIGLRLETGIGTVLKNYLSSSQVQILRAL, encoded by the exons ATGCGAATATTTAATTTCAATTTGGTCTGCGCTCGATCATGGGCACTAGCCGCTGATGGTAAAATTTTGCTTCATGTAACGTTTGAAGTGCAGGAAATAT TTCTTCTGGTTTTTGGCAGTTTGGATGGTAGCAGTGATGTGGGGAGCGCGAATGGAGATAACAAGAGAACAGTTGAAGGATGTTATTCTGTCGTTCCTTCAGCTGCAAAGTTAATTAAACCTTCCTGTGAACAGAA CATTTGCGGAACTCTAAAGAACACTCTCTTTTTTCTCACAAACCTGCAAACTCAGCTATCCGAAGCTGTTGCGGAACTCCATGAAATTCTTGATCTTCAAGATGCATAACAGAAACTCTCACGTGAAATCAGGTCAAAAGATGCTACAATTCTTGCGCTTGCAAACAGGCTCAAGGAAGCTGGAAAGGTTCTTGACAACCTAAccgcaaaagaaaaaaaaaaaagagaaaaaaaggttCTTGACAAACTTGTAGATGATTACTCGGATCATCACCTTCCAAAACGGTCCAAGTCAGGAGATGTTACAGAGGATTCTTCAACAATCGTGGCATCTCAGCTAAAACTTTCAGATATATTGTAAAATGCCCATAGAATAAGCTACACTACTTTCGCACCACCAGAATTTGGTACTCGACAGGCTCCCCTCCGTGGGGCACTCCCACTTGCTCCGCAGGAGGAGCAAATGCGGGCATCTCAATTGTACAGTTTTACTGATCTTAATATTGGTTTATCCCAGACAGATGAGGATGAGGAGAAAACTATAGAGCCATTAATTGAAACCCTAGCTGTGCAATCAGCGGAGCCAAATCCACTTGCCAATCTTGCTCGGCCTAATATTGTTGTACCATCAGGATGGGAACCTGGAATGCCTGTGGAGTTGCCTAGTGCTACCATTGGAAACCTGGTGATCCAGTGCCGCTGTTACCAAGTGTGTTTTCTCTTGCAATTTTATTTTCTCAACCAACGAACATGGTTATTAATGAGCACTACGAGCATTGGCTTACGTCTGGAGACTGGGATTGGGACAGTTCTGAAGAATTATCTCTCAAGTTCTCAAGTGCAAATTCTAAGAGCACTATGA
- the LOC140003764 gene encoding uncharacterized protein, with translation MTLNASHFVANFEPKRDAYGFTVRPQHLHRYREYSTIYKEEEEERFHKWNCFLQQQTESTVSPENVKTVKPEVTEQQIKPIQQLTAEGDASGGVESVPDILEETDAEKEVPAIIPKESSEVHKWVPVRPSLCHIEDMMSSRAKKGKSMIDELITTDHNHLPSIMEESHSGEELEQAHEEEHYDSKRDASPDAPKERGASINGVCTEPLFPWKELEFLVHGGVPRDLRGEVWQAFVGVRTRRVERYYQDLLAPETDAGKDRDGDKSQSLEDRKGPNENSVHVPESLRKQIEKDLTRTFPGHPALNENGRNSLRRLLLAYARHNPSVGYCQAMNFFAGLLLLMMPEENAFWTLVGIIDDYFDGYYSQEMIECQVDQLLFEELMRERFPKLVNHLDYLGVQVTWISGPWFLSIFVNMLPWESVLRVWDVLLFEGNRVMLFRTALALMELYGPVIVTTKDAADAISLLQSLAGSTFDSSQLVLTACMGFLSVTEDRLQGLREKHRPAVLAAVEERSKGARVWKDPKGLATKLYSFKHKPESLIKDPRVEEASGDKLIGGDVSHSESHATTDLNELLDGLNIDSEVDSLPDLQEQVVWMKVELCRLLEEKRTAILRAEELETALMEMVKQDNRRQLSARVEQLEREVADLQQALSDKTEQENAMIQVLMRVEQEQKVTEDARILAEQDAAAQRYAVEVLQEKHNKALASIAEMEKRVVMAESMLEATLQYESGQVKALASPGSVRPDSPRDMPRRTGLLPFGLGWRDRNKDA, from the exons ATGACGCTCAACGCTTCCCATTTTGTCGCCAATTTCGAGCCCAAACG GGATGCATATGGATTTACTGTGAGACCTCAGCATCTTCATAGATACAGGGAGTACTCTACCATCTACAAG gaagaggaagaggaaagaTTTCACAAGTGGAATTGCTTTCTGCAACAGCAAACAGAGTCTACTGTGTCTCCGGAGAATGTCAAAACTGTGAAACCTGAAGTTACGGAGCAGCAAATTAAGCCTATTCAGCAGTTGACTGCAGAAGGGGATGCTTCAGGTGGAGTTGAGTCTGTTCCAGACATACTCGAAGAAACTGATGCTGAGAAGGAGGTGCCAGCTATTATACCAAAGGAATCTTCTGAGGTGCATAAGTGGGTCCCTGTTAGACCATCTCTCTGTCACATAGAGGATATGATGAGTTCTCGTGCAAAGAAGGGAAAAAGCATGATAGATGAGCTTATAACCACTGACCATAACCATCTTCCCTCAATTATGGAGGAGAGTCACTCAGGAGAGGAACTTGAGCAAGCACATGAAGAAGAACACTACGACAGCAAAAGGGATGCTAGCCCTGATGCTCCTAAAGAAAGAGGTGCTTCCATCAATGGAGTCTGTACAGAACCCTTGTTTCCTTGGAAAGAACTGGAGTTCCTTGTTCACGGAGGAGTGCCAAGGGATTTGAGGGGAGAG GTATGGCAAGCCTTTGTTGGAGTTAGGACACGCAGGGTAGAGAGATACTACCAGGATTTGCTGGCTCCAGAAACTGATGCTGGTAAGGACCGGGATGGTGataaatcacaatcacttgAAGATAGAAAGGGACCGAATGAGAATAGTGTCCATGTGCCTGAAAGTTTGAGAAAGCAAATTGAGAAG GATCTGACTAGAACATTTCCTGGACATCCTGCATTAAATGAAAATGGTAGAAATTCTTTGAGGCGTTTACTTTTGGCATATGCTCGACATAACCCATCAGTTGGGTATTGCCAG GCTATGAATTTTTTTGCTGGCTTATTACTTCTTATGATGCCTGAGGAAAATGCCTTTTG GACTTTGGTCGGTATCATTGATGATTACTTTGATGGTTATTACTCTCAGGAAATGATAGAATGCCAG GTTGATCAACTTCTTTTTGAGGAGTTGATGCGTGAAAGGTTTCCTAAACTGG TCAATCATCTCGATTACTTGGGAGTGCAGGTTACATGGATATCCGGGCCATGGTTCCTTTCAATTTTTGTTAATATGCTTCCATGGGAAAGTG TTCTTCGGGTTTGGGATGTTCTTTTGTTTGAAGGAAATCGTGTTATGTTATTTCGGACAGCACTTGCTTTGATGGAGTTATATG GTCCTGTTATAGTCACAACCAAGGATGCTGCAGATGCCATAAGTTTATTGCAATCCTTGGCTGGTTCAACTTTTGATAGCAGCCAACTTGTTTTGACGGCTTGCATGGGTTTCTTGAGTGTCACTGAAGATAGATTGCAAGGGCTAAGAGAGAAACACCGGCCAGCTGTACTTGCAGCTGTGGAGGAAAGATCGAAAGGGGCTCGAGTTTGGAAAGACCCCAAAGGTCTAGCAACTAAGCTGTATAGTTTCAAGCATAAGCCTGAATCCCTGATAAAAGATCCTAGAGTGGAAGAAGCTTCAGGTGACAAGCTAATTGGTGGTGATGTATCACATTCGGAGTCTCATGCTACTACTGATTTGAATGAATTGCTTGATGGCTTAAACATTGATTCAGAAGTAGATTCACTTCCAGATCTTCAAGAACAG GTTGTATGGATGAAGGTGGAGCTGTGCAGATTATTAGAGGAAAAAAGAACTGCAATTCTAAG AGCTGAAGAGTTGGAGACAGCCCTTATGGAGATGGTCAAGCAAGATAATAGACGTCAACTGAGTGCAAGG GTTGAGCAGTTAGAGCGTGAGGTAGCTGACTTACAGCAAGCACTTTCTGATAAGACAGAGCAGGAGAATGCTATGATTCAG GTCCTGATGCGAGTTGAGCAGGAACAGAAAGTAACAGAAGATGCTCGAATTTTGGCTGAGCAAGATGCAGCTGCTCAGAGATATGCAGTGGAAGTTCTTCAG GAAAAACACAACAAAGCTCTGGCTTCAATTGCTGAGATGGAAAAGAGAGTAGTTATGGCAGAATCGATGCTGGAAGCTACTTTGCAATATGAATCTGGCCAAGTTAAAGCTCTAGCTTCTCCCGG GTCTGTTCGTCCAGATTCTCCTCGGGATATGCCAAGGAGGACTGGTTTGCTCCCTTTTGGCCTTGGCTGGCGTGATAGGAACAAG GACGCATGA